One Calidithermus timidus DSM 17022 genomic window, GCTTTGGTATACCGTGTCAACCACCCGGCTCGAGACAAGTGTGGCTTCCGCGCTGCAGGAGCCGTTACAACACCACCACCGAGCAGCTTTCAGAGGACTCGTAAGCCGCCAGGGCCACCCGCAGCGCCTGGAAGCCATCGTTCCAGGTCACGCTGGGTTGTCGGTGCTCGCGGATGCTGGCGATGAACTCCCCCAGCATAGCCCGGTTGGGGTCAGGGCCGAAGCCCACCCAGCTCACCGGGTGCGACCCATGACGCGCGTAGAGCGTGAGGTGCTGGGCGAAGGCGTCCAGCACCATCGTGCCCCCCTCCCCCACCACCTCCATCTTGAGATGGCCCCAGCGCGGATACCAGGTAGGGCGGCTCCAGCTACAGTCGATGCTGGCCCGAACCCCGTTGGAAAGCGACACCAGCAGGAGCCCGGCGGTGTCGACATCCACCTCGCCAGGGTAGAAGAGGTTGTCCAGCTCGGCGTAGACCTCGGTGACCTCGGCGTCGAAGTACCAGCGCAGCAGGTCGGCCAGGTGGACGATGTGGTCCATCGCCGCGCCACCCCCGGCCAGTTCCCTCTCAGCAAACCAGGCCCGGTGGGCCCTGGGAATCTCGCTGTGGTTGATGCCGTTGACCCCCAAGATGCGACCCAGCCGGCCCTCCTGAATGGCGGAGCGGACAGCCTGCACCGAGGGAGCGAAGCGCATGGGGAAGGCGGTCATGAAGCCAACCCCGTTGGCTTCACACGCCGCACGCATGGCCAGGGCATCGGCGAGGCTGGTTTCGATGGGCTTCTCGCATAGAACGTGGCACCCGGCCTGGGCAGCTAGCTCGACGAGCTCGAGGTGGCGCGCATTCTCCGAGCACACGATCACCCCGTCGAGTCCTTCGGCCAGCAGGTCTTGGTGGCGGGGGAACCACTTCAGGCCGTATTCGTGGGCGAAATGCCGAGCTTCCTCCGCGTTTTCGTGGGAAAAACCGACCAGTTCGACCCCTGGCATGTTTTTGAGGTGGGCCTGATAGCCTTCGGCGTGCAGGTGGGCAAAACTCAGGATGCCGATACGCATGTCGTCCTCACAGCGAAACGGGCTTGCCGGTGGCGATGGATTCCTTGGCGGCCAGGGCGAGGCGCAGGGCCTCGAGGGCGTCTTGTGGGCTCACCTCGAAGGGCGCACCGGCCTGGATCGAGCGGTAGGCGTGCTGGAGCTCGATGGCGTAGGGGTCTTCGGCCAGACCCACCACCGGTAAGCCCACCGAGGCTGCCTCACCCGGCCTGTGCAGCACGAAGCTCCGCACGGGGCCGTGCTCGTCGGAACTCCATTCGATCAGACCGTCCGTGCCCGCGAGGTCGAGCGCGGTGCGGAACACCCCCGGGGGGTAGGCCCACCCTCCTTCGATGAGCGCCATTGGTCCCGACTTGAAGCGCAGGATGACCTGAGCGTATCGCCCCACGCCGTCGGCGCTGCGGGAGAGGTGGGCAAAAACCCGCTCGACCTCGCCACCCAGCCAGCGGGCATAGTCGAAGTCGTGGATCATCAGGTCCACCACCATCCCGCCCGAGCGCGACTCATCGAAGTACCAGTTGTCATCCGGCTTGTGGGGAGGATACGAGACCCGCTTGAGCCGCATCACCCCCAGCTTCCCGATCTGGCCCCTGGTCACCAGCTCACGCGCCAGGCGATACTGTGGGAAAAAGCGCACCACCATAGCCACGAAAAAGCGCACTCCGGCCCGCTCACAGGCCTCGATCATCTCCTGGCCGTCTTGCACGCTCAGGGCAATGGGCTTCTCACAGATCACGTGCTTCCCAGCCCCAGCCGCCTGCAGCACCATGGCCTTGTGCAGGTGGGTGGGCACGCAGATGTCCACGATGTCCACGGCCTTTAGCAGCTCACCGTAGCTCGGATAAACCTCGAAGCCGAACTGCTCGGCCAGCCGGAGGGCTTGCTCGAGGTGAGCCGAAGTACAGCCCACCAGCTCGGCCCCCGTGCTGCGCCAGCCCGCCGCGTGAACCTCGGCCATCACCCCGCTTCCCACGATTCCTACGCGCATCAAAGCTCCCTCCCCCGATGTTCAGTGTCTTGTGTGCTCTAGCCTTGCGTCTTGCATTCAACCTCACTTCACCGCCCCCGAGGTGATCCCCCGGATCAGCTGCTGCGAGAAGATGAAGTACAGCAGCACCGCCGGCACAATGGCCAGGGTCAAAGCCGCCAGCACCGCGTTGTAGTCGTTGACGAACTGGCCCAAAAACACGCTGGCCCCCAGCACCACGGTCTTGGTGGCCTCGCCGGGAGCGAGGATAAGCGGGAACCAAAGGTCGTTCCAGATGGGAATCATTGAGATGGCCAGCACCGAGCCGATGGCCGGGCGAATCAGGGGCAGGGTGAGCCAATAGATGCGGTATTCGCTGGCCCCGTCGATGCGGGCGGCGTCTTTGAGGTCCCTGGGCAGCTGGCGCATGAACGACGAGAGCACGAACACCGCCAGCGGGATGCCCTGGGCGGTATAGACCAGGATCAGAATCCACAGGGTATTGACCAGCTCGAGGTCCTTGGCCAGTTGCAGTATACCCACGGTGCCCAGGCGGATGGGCACCATAATCCCGATGGACAGGTACAAGCCGATGAGGTTGTTGAAGCGAAAGCTGTACTCCGCCAGGGCAAAGGCGGCCATCGAGCTCAGCAGGATCATCAGCGCCAATGCCCCCACCGTGACGATGAAGCTGTTGAGGAAGTAGGCGGGGAAGTTGGCGGTGGATTGCAGGGTGCGGAAGCCCTCGAGGGTAAAGGTCTGAGCGTTGGGCAGGGCGTAGGGCGCGCTGAAGATCGTCAGCCGGTCCTTGAAGGCGTTGAGGACAACCAACAGCACCGGGAACAGCGCCAGCAGCGAGTAGGCGATCAGGGCGAGGTGCACGCCCAGCACTCCCGGCCAGTTGGTGCGGCTCATGCAAGCCTCCCATGCGTTTGGCTCATGGCGCTTCTCCTAAAACTGGATGTTCTGCAATCGGCGCTGCCAAGCAAAGAGGTAAAGCAGCACGCCACTGAGGATGATCAGGAGCATCACCCCGGCCACCGTAGCCCCCATGTAGGGGTCGCCAGGCTGAAGCTGGTAGCCGAAGAAAGTGCGGAAGAAGAAGGTTCCCAGGATGTCGCTGGCGAAGTTGGGTCCGGCCAAGGCACCCTGGGTGGCGTAGATCAGGTCGAAGGCGTTGAAGTTGCCCACGAAAGTCAGCACCGCCACGATGCCCGCCGTGGGCAAGATCAGAGGGAACTGGATGCGCCAGAACACCGTCCACGCACCCGCCCCGTCCACCCGCGCCGCCTCGATGAGCTCGTCGGGGATGCGGATGAGCGCCGCCAGGAAGAGCATCATGGGGATGCCGATGTTTTGCCATACGGAGATCAGGGAAAGGGTGGGCAAAGCGGTGGACTCGAGCCCCAGCCAGGGCTGGTTGAGGTGCCCCAACCCGAGGAGGTCGAGAATGCCCTGCGAAATGCCCCAGGCCGGGTTGAGGATGAGCTTCCAGGCGAAGCCGATGATCACCACCGACAAGATGGTGGGCGTGAAGATGATGGTGCGGTAAAGCCAGGCCCCGTGAATCCTCGAGGCCAGCAGCACCGCCAGGAACAGGCCCACGGGGTTCTGGATGAGCATGTGGTAGGCGAAGAACTCCACGTTGTTCCAGAAGGCGTTCCAGAAGGGCTGGGCCCAGTTTTTGCTGGTAAACAAGGTCAGGTAGTTCTGCAGCCCGACAAAGACCTCCGCACCGCTTTGGGTCTTGTTTTGCAGCGAAAGGGCCAGCGATCCGACCAACGGATAGACCATGAACAGCGTGTAGACGAAGACCGCCGGGGCGAGAAAAACCACGATGTGCCAGGGGAAGGATCTGCGCTTCATGGTGACGGGGCCCTCTGAGCTGGCGGGGGCACAAAAGCAAAAGCCCGCGCCCCCGCCTGAGCTACCGGGCTACTTGCCCTTTTGCGGCCCGTACCAAGAGGCCAGCCGCGACTGAACGTAGTCGGCAGCCTGTTTGGGGGTCATGGTGCCGTTCAAAACCTGCGCCGAGGCGTTCCACAGATCGTTCTCGTTGTTGGGGTTGGGGTTGCGGGAGAGGATCTGATAGGCCGTGCGGAAGGAGGCTTGGCACTGCTTACGCCAGTTCAAGAATTCCTGCGCTACGGGGTCGGAAACGGTGTAGCTGACGTTGGCCAGGGGAAAGAAGCCGGGCAGGGCGTTGGCGTAGAGTTGAGCAAACTCGTCGGAGGCCACCCAGGAGAGGAAGGTGCGGGCGGCTTCCTTGTTCTTGCTGGCCGAGTTCAGGCCAATGGCGATGTCGGGGTGATCGTTGATGACGCACTGGTTAGCCCCTAGGTTGGGGAAGGTGTAGGGCTTGAAGGCTCCGAGCTCGAGCCGGGGGTTCATCTGGCGGAAGACGCCGATGTCCCACGAACCGGCGGGGTAGATCGCCCCACGGCCCTGGGCGAAGAGGTTTTGCGCGTCGGGGTAGGCCAGGGCCTGATAGCCTCTGGGCAGGAAGGGTCGCCACCTGGCGAGGGCTTCGAAGGCCTGCAAAAAGCCACCTTTGTTGTACTGTTGGGTTCCGTTGATCAGGCCCTTGCGCCCGGTCTCACCGCGCCAGAGGGTGGGGCCGATGTTCTGGTAGCCCATGGTGGCCGACTCCCATTGGTCCTTGGTGCCCATAACCAGTGGGCTGTACTTCCCGTTTTGCTGGATGCGCTGGAGCACCTGCAGGAACTGGGCCTCGGTGGTGGGCACCTGCAAACCCAGCTCACGGAAGATGGCCCGGTTGTAGAGGAAGCCGTGGATCACCGAGGCCATGGGTACACAGAAGGTAGTCTTGCCATCGTCGGTGCTCCAGGCGGCTTTGGCCACCTCGGAGAAGTTACTCATGCCCGGAAGGTCGTTGAGGCTGTCGAGTTGCTTGGCGTTGAAGAGCTCGAGGCTCTTGTCGAAGGGGCGGCAGGTGATGAGGTCGCCGGCGGTCCCGGCCTTGAGCTTGGTGTCGAGCACCGCGTTGTACTCGGTGGGCGCGGTGGGCGCGAAGACCACCTCGATGTTAGGGTACTTCTTCATGAAGGCGGGCAGAATGGTCTCCTGCCAGATCTTCAGGTCGTCGTTGCGCCAGCTCTCGATAGTCAGCCGGACCTTGCCCTGAGCCAGGGCAGAGCCCAGGGTAGCCATAGCTCCAACCACCAAAAATGCCAAAGCCAGCCACTTACGCATACTTCACCTCCGAAGCAGACCCCAGGGCCGATGCCAGCCAGCCTCCCCTGCCACACCCACGCGACAGCCGTTGGACATGGTGGCTTCTCCTGAAATATGGCTCTATTCAAAAAGCTAGAGCCTGAAGTAAAGTTTTGTCAAGAGGAGCCAGCGTAGATAAAACGTTACGTCTCGCCGAAGACTTGTTAGGTGCCCTTCGCTTGGTTTAGCCCTCGCTGTGACCCCGCGTTACCCCCAGCCCACCCCCTGCCCCTCGAGT contains:
- a CDS encoding Gfo/Idh/MocA family protein, with the translated sequence MRIGILSFAHLHAEGYQAHLKNMPGVELVGFSHENAEEARHFAHEYGLKWFPRHQDLLAEGLDGVIVCSENARHLELVELAAQAGCHVLCEKPIETSLADALAMRAACEANGVGFMTAFPMRFAPSVQAVRSAIQEGRLGRILGVNGINHSEIPRAHRAWFAERELAGGGAAMDHIVHLADLLRWYFDAEVTEVYAELDNLFYPGEVDVDTAGLLLVSLSNGVRASIDCSWSRPTWYPRWGHLKMEVVGEGGTMVLDAFAQHLTLYARHGSHPVSWVGFGPDPNRAMLGEFIASIREHRQPSVTWNDGFQALRVALAAYESSESCSVVVL
- a CDS encoding Gfo/Idh/MocA family protein: MRVGIVGSGVMAEVHAAGWRSTGAELVGCTSAHLEQALRLAEQFGFEVYPSYGELLKAVDIVDICVPTHLHKAMVLQAAGAGKHVICEKPIALSVQDGQEMIEACERAGVRFFVAMVVRFFPQYRLARELVTRGQIGKLGVMRLKRVSYPPHKPDDNWYFDESRSGGMVVDLMIHDFDYARWLGGEVERVFAHLSRSADGVGRYAQVILRFKSGPMALIEGGWAYPPGVFRTALDLAGTDGLIEWSSDEHGPVRSFVLHRPGEAASVGLPVVGLAEDPYAIELQHAYRSIQAGAPFEVSPQDALEALRLALAAKESIATGKPVSL
- a CDS encoding carbohydrate ABC transporter permease is translated as MSRTNWPGVLGVHLALIAYSLLALFPVLLVVLNAFKDRLTIFSAPYALPNAQTFTLEGFRTLQSTANFPAYFLNSFIVTVGALALMILLSSMAAFALAEYSFRFNNLIGLYLSIGIMVPIRLGTVGILQLAKDLELVNTLWILILVYTAQGIPLAVFVLSSFMRQLPRDLKDAARIDGASEYRIYWLTLPLIRPAIGSVLAISMIPIWNDLWFPLILAPGEATKTVVLGASVFLGQFVNDYNAVLAALTLAIVPAVLLYFIFSQQLIRGITSGAVK
- a CDS encoding carbohydrate ABC transporter permease; protein product: MKRRSFPWHIVVFLAPAVFVYTLFMVYPLVGSLALSLQNKTQSGAEVFVGLQNYLTLFTSKNWAQPFWNAFWNNVEFFAYHMLIQNPVGLFLAVLLASRIHGAWLYRTIIFTPTILSVVIIGFAWKLILNPAWGISQGILDLLGLGHLNQPWLGLESTALPTLSLISVWQNIGIPMMLFLAALIRIPDELIEAARVDGAGAWTVFWRIQFPLILPTAGIVAVLTFVGNFNAFDLIYATQGALAGPNFASDILGTFFFRTFFGYQLQPGDPYMGATVAGVMLLIILSGVLLYLFAWQRRLQNIQF
- a CDS encoding ABC transporter substrate-binding protein codes for the protein MRKWLALAFLVVGAMATLGSALAQGKVRLTIESWRNDDLKIWQETILPAFMKKYPNIEVVFAPTAPTEYNAVLDTKLKAGTAGDLITCRPFDKSLELFNAKQLDSLNDLPGMSNFSEVAKAAWSTDDGKTTFCVPMASVIHGFLYNRAIFRELGLQVPTTEAQFLQVLQRIQQNGKYSPLVMGTKDQWESATMGYQNIGPTLWRGETGRKGLINGTQQYNKGGFLQAFEALARWRPFLPRGYQALAYPDAQNLFAQGRGAIYPAGSWDIGVFRQMNPRLELGAFKPYTFPNLGANQCVINDHPDIAIGLNSASKNKEAARTFLSWVASDEFAQLYANALPGFFPLANVSYTVSDPVAQEFLNWRKQCQASFRTAYQILSRNPNPNNENDLWNASAQVLNGTMTPKQAADYVQSRLASWYGPQKGK